A genomic window from Pantoea alhagi includes:
- the tolA gene encoding cell envelope integrity protein TolA, giving the protein MSKASEQNDKLKRAIIISVILHIVLIALLIWSSFNEKIEASGGGGGSDIDAVMVDPGAVVEQYNRQQNQQSDSQRAEQQRQKQAQQQAEELQQKRAAEQQRLKELEKERLQAQEEAKQQAQAQAEQQRQAEEATKRAAEQQKAAEAAAAKAKAEAAEQAKAAAKAKAEAAEQAKAAAAEAKAKAAEQAKAAAAEAKAKAAEQAKAAAAEAKAKAAEQAKAAAAEAKAKAAQEAKEKAAAEAKAKAAQEAKEKAAEAKAKAAQEAKEKAAAEAKAKAEAKAKAAAEAKAKAAAEAKKKAAAEAASDSSAVDDLLGGLTSGKNAPKTGQAGGGAAGKGTQKKSGASGAAIDSYLGQVKGAIESKFYDADTFKGRTCDVRIKLAPDGLLISATAAGGDAALCQAAINAARMARMPKPPSQDVWQAVKDATLEFKP; this is encoded by the coding sequence GTGTCGAAGGCATCCGAACAAAACGATAAGTTAAAACGCGCGATAATCATCTCAGTGATATTGCATATCGTCCTGATTGCATTACTGATTTGGAGTTCGTTTAACGAAAAAATCGAGGCCAGCGGTGGCGGTGGCGGTAGCGATATTGATGCCGTTATGGTCGACCCAGGTGCGGTGGTTGAACAGTATAACCGCCAGCAAAATCAGCAAAGCGACAGCCAGCGCGCCGAGCAGCAGCGTCAGAAGCAGGCGCAGCAGCAGGCGGAAGAGCTGCAGCAAAAGCGCGCAGCTGAGCAGCAGCGATTGAAAGAGCTGGAAAAAGAGCGGCTTCAGGCGCAGGAAGAGGCGAAACAACAGGCCCAGGCGCAGGCTGAACAGCAGCGCCAGGCGGAAGAAGCCACCAAACGCGCCGCAGAGCAGCAAAAAGCTGCAGAAGCCGCTGCAGCGAAAGCGAAAGCAGAAGCGGCGGAGCAGGCGAAAGCTGCAGCCAAAGCGAAAGCAGAAGCGGCAGAGCAGGCCAAAGCTGCCGCAGCCGAAGCGAAAGCCAAAGCAGCAGAGCAGGCCAAAGCTGCCGCAGCCGAAGCGAAAGCCAAAGCAGCAGAGCAGGCCAAAGCTGCCGCAGCCGAAGCGAAAGCTAAAGCAGCAGAGCAGGCTAAAGCTGCGGCCGCTGAAGCGAAAGCCAAAGCGGCGCAGGAAGCGAAAGAGAAAGCGGCTGCTGAGGCAAAGGCCAAAGCGGCGCAGGAAGCAAAAGAGAAAGCGGCTGAGGCGAAGGCCAAAGCGGCACAGGAAGCGAAAGAGAAAGCGGCCGCTGAGGCAAAAGCCAAAGCGGAGGCGAAAGCAAAAGCGGCCGCTGAAGCTAAAGCGAAGGCAGCGGCTGAAGCGAAGAAAAAAGCAGCGGCGGAAGCCGCCAGCGACAGCAGCGCGGTTGATGATTTACTGGGCGGCCTGACCTCGGGTAAAAACGCACCGAAAACCGGCCAGGCCGGTGGCGGTGCGGCAGGGAAGGGCACTCAGAAAAAATCAGGCGCTTCCGGCGCGGCGATTGACAGCTATCTGGGACAGGTAAAAGGCGCGATAGAGAGTAAATTCTACGATGCCGATACCTTTAAGGGGCGCACCTGTGACGTTCGTATTAAGCTGGCGCCTGATGGTTTGCTGATTTCAGCTACGGCGGCGGGCGGCGATGCGGCGTTGTGTCAGGCGGCGATCAATGCGGCACGTATGGCGCGTATGCCTAAACCACCAAGCCAGGATGTCTGGCAGGCGGTAAAAGATGCGACGCTGGAATTCAAGCCGTAA
- the tolB gene encoding Tol-Pal system beta propeller repeat protein TolB produces the protein MKQALRVTLSFFLLLWAAMLHAEVRIEITQGVNTARPIGVVPFKWEGPGAAPEDIGGIIAADLRNSGKFNPLDRSRLPQQPGSAAEVQPAAWTALGIDAVVVGQIQPGADGSYTVSYQLVDTSGSPGTVLAQNQYKVTKQWLRYAAHTASDESFEKLTGIKGAFRTRIAYVVQTNGGQFPYELRVADYDGYNQFVVHRSPQPLMSPAWSPDGSKVAYVTFESGKSALVIQTLANGAIRQVASFPRHNGAPAFSPDGSKLAFALSKTGSLNLYVMDLGSGQIRQVTDGRFNSTEPTWFPDSQSLAYTSDQAGRPQIYKINVNGGAPQRITWEGSQNQDADVATDGKSMVMISTNGGAQHVARQDLETGAVQQLTDTFLDETPSLAPNGTMVIYSSTQGMGSVLQLVSTDGRFKARLPATDGQVKFPAWSPYL, from the coding sequence ATGAAGCAGGCACTACGTGTAACCCTAAGCTTTTTTCTTCTTCTGTGGGCAGCAATGCTGCATGCAGAAGTACGCATCGAAATCACCCAGGGGGTGAATACGGCGCGTCCGATTGGTGTTGTCCCGTTTAAATGGGAGGGGCCGGGCGCGGCGCCGGAAGATATTGGCGGCATTATCGCTGCGGACTTACGCAACAGCGGCAAATTCAATCCGCTGGATCGCTCTCGTCTGCCACAGCAACCTGGCAGCGCGGCGGAAGTGCAGCCAGCCGCCTGGACCGCGCTGGGTATTGATGCCGTCGTGGTGGGCCAGATTCAGCCGGGTGCCGATGGCAGCTATACGGTCTCTTACCAGCTGGTGGATACCTCCGGCTCGCCGGGTACCGTGCTGGCGCAAAATCAGTACAAAGTCACCAAACAGTGGCTGCGTTATGCTGCCCATACCGCCAGCGATGAGTCTTTTGAAAAGCTGACCGGCATTAAAGGCGCATTCCGTACCCGTATTGCCTATGTGGTGCAGACCAATGGCGGCCAGTTCCCTTATGAACTACGCGTAGCGGATTACGATGGCTATAACCAGTTTGTTGTGCACCGCTCACCACAGCCGCTGATGTCGCCGGCCTGGTCACCGGACGGCAGCAAGGTGGCCTATGTTACGTTTGAAAGCGGCAAATCTGCGCTGGTGATCCAAACGCTGGCTAACGGTGCGATTCGTCAGGTTGCCTCTTTCCCGCGTCACAACGGTGCACCGGCCTTCTCGCCGGACGGTTCTAAGCTGGCGTTTGCGCTCTCTAAAACCGGCAGCCTTAACCTTTACGTAATGGATCTGGGATCGGGTCAGATTCGTCAGGTGACCGATGGTCGCTTTAACAGTACTGAACCTACCTGGTTCCCGGATAGCCAGAGCCTGGCGTACACTTCGGATCAGGCCGGACGTCCACAAATTTATAAAATTAATGTCAATGGCGGCGCACCGCAGCGTATTACCTGGGAAGGTTCACAAAACCAGGACGCTGACGTTGCTACTGACGGCAAATCTATGGTGATGATCAGCACCAACGGCGGCGCTCAACACGTCGCCAGACAAGATCTGGAAACGGGAGCCGTTCAACAATTAACGGACACGTTCCTGGATGAGACGCCAAGTCTCGCACCTAACGGCACGATGGTAATCTATAGCTCTACTCAGGGGATGGGTTCCGTGTTGCAGTTGGTTTCGAC
- the cydA gene encoding cytochrome ubiquinol oxidase subunit I, which produces MFDIVELSRLQFALTAMYHFLFVPLTLGMAFLLAIMETVYVLSGKQIYKDMTKFWGKLFGINFALGVATGLTMEFQFGTNWSYYSHYVGDIFGAPLAIEGLMAFFLESTFVGLFFFGWDRLSKVQHMAVTWLVALGSNLSALWILVANGWMQNPIASEFNFETMRMEMVSFSELVLNPVAQVKFVHTVAAGYTTGAMFILGISAYYLLRGRDLAFAKRSFAIAASFGMAAVLSVIVLGDESGYEMGDVQKTKLAAIEAEWETQPAPAAFTLFGLPDQLTQENSYAIQIPYLLGLIATRSVDRPVTGLKDLLAQHEVRIRNGMKAYHLLEELRAGNTDPAVREAFNGHKQDLGYGLLLKRYTPNVVDATEAQIKLATQDSIPHVAPLYFSFRIMVLCGVLMLGIIGLSFWSVIRNRIGKNRWLLKAALYGIPLPWIAVEAGWFVAEYGRQPWAIGEVLPTAVANSTLTVGDLLFSMGLICGLYTLFLVVEMYLMFKFARLGPSSLKTGRYHYEQSTLASQSVQ; this is translated from the coding sequence ATGTTTGATATCGTCGAACTGTCGCGTTTACAGTTTGCCCTGACTGCGATGTACCACTTCCTTTTCGTGCCGTTAACGCTGGGTATGGCGTTTCTGCTGGCGATTATGGAAACCGTTTATGTCCTGTCGGGTAAACAGATCTACAAAGATATGACCAAATTCTGGGGCAAGTTGTTTGGTATCAACTTTGCACTGGGCGTGGCAACAGGCCTGACCATGGAGTTCCAGTTCGGCACTAACTGGTCTTATTACTCTCACTATGTCGGCGATATCTTCGGTGCCCCGCTGGCCATTGAAGGCCTGATGGCTTTCTTCCTCGAATCCACCTTTGTTGGCCTGTTCTTTTTTGGCTGGGATCGCCTGAGCAAAGTGCAGCACATGGCCGTTACCTGGCTGGTGGCTCTGGGTTCCAACCTCTCTGCGCTCTGGATCCTGGTGGCAAATGGCTGGATGCAAAACCCCATCGCCTCTGAATTTAATTTCGAAACCATGCGTATGGAGATGGTGAGCTTCTCAGAGCTGGTGCTTAACCCGGTCGCGCAGGTGAAGTTTGTGCATACGGTTGCGGCAGGCTATACCACCGGCGCGATGTTTATTCTTGGCATCAGTGCGTATTACCTGCTGCGCGGGCGCGATCTGGCGTTCGCTAAACGCTCTTTTGCTATTGCCGCCAGCTTTGGCATGGCGGCGGTGCTATCGGTGATCGTGCTGGGCGATGAGTCAGGCTACGAAATGGGCGATGTGCAAAAAACCAAGCTGGCAGCGATCGAAGCCGAGTGGGAAACGCAGCCCGCCCCGGCAGCCTTTACCCTGTTTGGCCTGCCCGATCAGCTGACGCAGGAAAACAGCTATGCGATTCAAATTCCTTATCTGCTGGGTCTGATCGCTACCCGTTCGGTCGATCGGCCAGTTACCGGCCTGAAAGATCTGCTGGCGCAGCATGAAGTGCGCATCCGCAACGGGATGAAGGCCTATCACCTGCTGGAAGAACTGCGCGCGGGCAATACCGATCCGGCAGTGCGTGAAGCCTTTAACGGCCACAAGCAGGATTTGGGTTACGGTCTGCTGCTGAAACGTTATACGCCAAATGTCGTCGACGCCACGGAAGCGCAAATCAAGCTGGCTACCCAGGACTCGATTCCGCATGTTGCGCCACTCTATTTCTCTTTCCGCATTATGGTGCTGTGCGGCGTGCTGATGCTCGGCATTATCGGCCTCTCGTTCTGGAGCGTTATTCGTAACCGCATCGGGAAAAACCGTTGGCTGCTGAAAGCGGCGCTGTATGGCATTCCGCTGCCGTGGATCGCCGTTGAAGCGGGCTGGTTTGTTGCAGAGTATGGACGTCAGCCGTGGGCGATTGGCGAGGTGCTGCCAACGGCTGTGGCGAATTCAACGCTTACCGTCGGCGATCTGTTGTTCTCGATGGGACTGATTTGCGGCCTCTACACGCTATTCCTGGTGGTGGAAATGTATCTGATGTTCAAATTTGCCCGCCTGGGACCAAGCAGCCTGAAAACCGGACGCTATCACTATGAGCAGTCCACTCTCGCCTCGCAGTCGGTGCAGTAA
- the cydX gene encoding cytochrome bd-I oxidase subunit CydX yields the protein MWYFAWILGTLLACAFGIITALALEHVEDSAQQQDKP from the coding sequence ATGTGGTATTTTGCCTGGATTCTTGGAACGCTACTGGCCTGTGCCTTCGGGATTATCACCGCGCTGGCGCTGGAGCATGTAGAAGATAGCGCCCAGCAACAGGATAAACCCTGA
- the tolQ gene encoding Tol-Pal system protein TolQ encodes MTDMNVLDLFLKASLLVKLIMLILIGFSIASWAIIIQRTRILNAAGREAEAFEDKFWSGIELSRLYQESQARRDELTGSEQIFYAGFKEFARLHRANSHAPEAVLEGASRAMRISMNRELESLENHIPFLGTVGSISPYIGLFGTVWGIMHAFIALGAVKQATLQMVAPGIAEALIATAIGLFAAIPAVMAYNRLNQRVNKLEQGYDNFMEEFTAILHRQAFSSENKK; translated from the coding sequence GTGACTGACATGAATGTTCTTGATTTGTTCCTGAAGGCAAGCCTTCTGGTTAAACTTATCATGTTAATTTTGATCGGGTTTTCCATTGCGTCCTGGGCGATTATTATCCAGCGCACCCGCATTCTTAACGCGGCGGGACGCGAAGCGGAAGCGTTTGAAGACAAATTTTGGTCGGGCATTGAGCTATCCCGCCTTTATCAGGAAAGCCAGGCGCGTCGCGATGAGCTAACCGGCTCAGAGCAGATCTTTTACGCCGGTTTTAAAGAATTTGCGCGTTTGCATCGCGCCAACAGCCATGCGCCGGAAGCGGTGCTGGAAGGCGCCAGTCGGGCGATGCGTATCTCAATGAACCGTGAGCTGGAAAGCCTGGAAAACCATATTCCTTTCCTTGGCACCGTGGGTTCCATCAGTCCCTATATTGGTCTGTTTGGTACCGTGTGGGGGATTATGCACGCCTTTATCGCGCTGGGCGCGGTGAAGCAGGCGACGCTGCAGATGGTTGCGCCGGGTATTGCTGAAGCGCTGATTGCGACCGCTATCGGCCTGTTTGCTGCTATCCCTGCCGTAATGGCGTATAACCGCCTGAACCAGCGCGTCAACAAACTGGAACAGGGTTATGACAACTTTATGGAAGAGTTCACGGCTATCCTGCACCGTCAGGCATTCTCCAGCGAGAATAAAAAGTAA
- the ybgC gene encoding tol-pal system-associated acyl-CoA thioesterase, translating to MSTTLFRWPVRVYYEDTDAGGVVYHASYIAFYERARTEMLRQHHFHQQSLLEQQIAFVVRRITVDYIAAARLDDMLEVQSEVMSMTRATMTFRQRIVNAEGKLLNEAEVLIACINPHLMKPIALPKSIVAEFKQ from the coding sequence GTGAGTACAACGCTGTTTCGATGGCCGGTGCGTGTCTATTACGAAGATACCGATGCCGGTGGGGTGGTTTACCACGCCAGCTATATCGCTTTTTATGAACGAGCGCGTACGGAGATGCTGCGCCAGCATCATTTCCATCAACAATCGCTGCTTGAACAGCAGATTGCTTTTGTCGTACGTCGAATCACGGTTGATTATATTGCCGCCGCGCGACTGGATGATATGCTTGAAGTGCAGAGCGAGGTGATGTCGATGACCCGTGCCACTATGACGTTCAGGCAACGCATCGTTAACGCAGAAGGCAAATTGCTCAATGAAGCAGAAGTCCTTATCGCCTGCATCAACCCACACCTAATGAAGCCAATAGCGCTTCCCAAGTCTATTGTCGCGGAGTTCAAGCAGTGA
- the ybgE gene encoding cyd operon protein YbgE — MRQQLQQLYFIMDKRPLRALSLVLALLLAGCLFWDPTRFAAGTSSLTVWQGFLLIWAVCAGVVHGVGFHPRRVRWQMFFSPLLALIALSLGTFIFFF; from the coding sequence ATGCGTCAGCAGCTGCAACAGCTCTATTTCATCATGGATAAGCGTCCGCTGCGGGCGCTTTCTCTGGTGCTGGCATTGCTGCTGGCAGGCTGCCTGTTCTGGGATCCGACGCGTTTTGCCGCCGGCACCAGTTCGCTCACCGTCTGGCAGGGCTTTTTACTGATATGGGCGGTATGCGCTGGCGTGGTGCACGGCGTTGGATTTCATCCTCGCCGGGTACGGTGGCAGATGTTTTTCTCGCCGCTGTTGGCCCTGATTGCCCTCTCGCTGGGAACGTTCATTTTCTTTTTTTGA
- the tolR gene encoding colicin uptake protein TolR: MARTRGRGRRDLKSEINIVPLLDVLLVLLLIFMATAPIITQSVEVDLPDATDSKTVSSDDNPPVIVEVSGVGQYSLVVDHDRMEQLPSEQVVAEAQRRLEANPKTVFLIGGAKDVPYDEIIKALNLLHQAGVKSVGLMTQPI; this comes from the coding sequence ATGGCCAGAACGCGTGGTCGCGGTCGTCGCGATCTGAAGTCTGAAATTAACATCGTTCCGCTGCTGGACGTGCTGTTGGTGCTGCTGCTGATTTTTATGGCAACGGCGCCCATTATCACCCAGAGCGTTGAAGTCGATCTGCCGGATGCCACGGATTCTAAAACGGTGTCCAGTGATGATAATCCACCGGTGATCGTAGAGGTTTCCGGCGTTGGGCAATATAGTCTGGTTGTCGATCACGATCGTATGGAGCAGTTGCCTTCAGAGCAGGTGGTGGCGGAAGCGCAGCGCCGACTGGAAGCGAATCCGAAAACGGTGTTTCTGATTGGCGGCGCAAAAGATGTGCCCTATGACGAGATTATCAAGGCGCTGAACCTGCTGCACCAGGCGGGTGTGAAATCAGTCGGCCTGATGACGCAGCCAATTTAA
- the cydB gene encoding cytochrome d ubiquinol oxidase subunit II: MLDYDVVRFIWWLLIGILLIGFAVTDGFDMGVGMLSRILGRTDTERRIMINSIAPHWDGNQVWLITAGGALFAAWPMVYAAAFSGFYVAMILVLASLFFRPVGFDYRSKIEDMRWRTLWDWGIFIGSFVPPLVIGVAFGNLLQGVPFHTDAYLRLYYTGNFFQLLNPFGLLAGVVSLTMILTQGATYLQMRTHGELYLRARATAQICALIMLVAFALAGVWVVYGIDGYVVTSALDHAASSNPLNKEVAREAGAWLINFNQHPLLWLIPALGVALPLLTVISSRIGKGGWAFLFSSLTLACVILTAGVAMFPFIMPSCIQPDMSLTMWDATSSLMTLKLMLFVAMIFVPLILIYTSWCYYKMFGRITKEHIESNTHSLY, encoded by the coding sequence ATGTTGGATTATGACGTTGTACGCTTTATCTGGTGGCTGCTGATCGGTATTTTGCTGATTGGCTTTGCGGTCACCGATGGTTTTGATATGGGCGTGGGCATGCTGTCGCGCATTCTCGGACGTACCGATACGGAACGTCGGATCATGATCAATAGCATTGCGCCGCACTGGGATGGAAACCAGGTCTGGCTGATTACCGCTGGCGGCGCACTGTTTGCCGCCTGGCCGATGGTCTATGCCGCCGCCTTCTCCGGTTTCTACGTTGCGATGATTTTAGTGCTGGCCTCGCTGTTTTTCCGGCCGGTGGGCTTTGACTACCGGTCGAAAATTGAAGATATGCGCTGGCGCACGCTGTGGGACTGGGGCATTTTTATCGGCAGCTTTGTTCCGCCGCTGGTGATTGGCGTGGCGTTTGGCAACCTGTTGCAGGGCGTGCCCTTCCATACCGACGCCTATCTGCGCCTCTACTACACCGGTAATTTCTTCCAGCTGCTGAATCCGTTTGGTCTGCTGGCGGGCGTGGTTAGCCTGACGATGATCCTGACGCAGGGCGCAACTTACCTGCAGATGCGCACCCATGGCGAACTCTATTTACGCGCTCGTGCCACTGCGCAAATCTGTGCGCTGATTATGCTGGTTGCTTTTGCGCTGGCGGGCGTTTGGGTGGTTTACGGTATTGATGGCTACGTGGTGACCAGCGCGCTGGATCATGCCGCATCCTCAAATCCGCTAAATAAAGAAGTGGCGCGCGAAGCAGGCGCCTGGCTGATTAATTTCAATCAGCATCCGCTGCTGTGGCTGATTCCGGCGCTGGGCGTGGCATTGCCGCTTCTTACCGTTATCAGTTCACGCATCGGGAAGGGCGGCTGGGCGTTTCTGTTCTCTTCGCTGACGCTGGCCTGCGTTATTTTGACCGCTGGCGTGGCGATGTTTCCCTTTATTATGCCCTCCTGCATCCAGCCGGACATGAGCCTGACCATGTGGGATGCCACGTCAAGCCTGATGACGCTGAAACTGATGCTGTTTGTGGCGATGATCTTTGTGCCGCTTATCCTGATTTACACCAGCTGGTGTTACTACAAAATGTTCGGACGTATCACGAAAGAACATATTGAAAGCAACACTCATTCACTCTATTAA